Proteins encoded within one genomic window of Manis pentadactyla isolate mManPen7 chromosome 4, mManPen7.hap1, whole genome shotgun sequence:
- the HEXD gene encoding hexosaminidase D isoform X1, producing the protein MSVSSPFKMRLVHLDLKGAPPKVSYLAEVFPLFRALGANGLLIEYEDMFPYNGHLRLLRAKHAYSPSEIREILHLATLSELEVIPLVQTFGHMEFVLKHDALAHLREVALFPNTLSPHEAESLALVRTMIGQVMELHPGARWLHIGCDEVYYLGEGEASRQWLRQGQNNKAKLCLSHVKAVASHVLAQHPTTTPLVWDDMLRAIPEDQLSASGVPQLVEPVLWDYGADLDIHGKALLMEKYRECGFSRLWAASAFKGATGASQALTPIEHHLRNHMQWLQVAGGGPADMLQGIILTGWQRYDHFSVLCELLPVGIPSLAICLQSLLRGGFAEDVKARVEDFLGISSLEITDFASEEAASFPGSDILALVTQVSLQLRSSVDALLERDRYVTGWFSHYHRRRRLIHPVMVQHIRPQVLSLLARWSTLEQELQAALQRVFYPDAVEEWLEENVHPSLQRLRGLLQDLSEAAGPQPLLASPCPDTGQEP; encoded by the exons GTCTTTCCTCTGTTCCGTGCCCTGGGTGCAAACGGCCTCCTCATTGAGTATGAAGACATGTTTCCGTACAACGGCCACCTGAGGTTGCTGCGAGCCAAGCACGCGTACAG CCCCTCTGAAATCAGAGAGATCCTGCATCTGGCCACGCTGAGCGAGCTAGAGGTCATTCCCTTGGTGCAGACTTTCGGACACATGGAG TTTGTGCTGAAGCATGACGCTCTTGCTCACCTCCGGGAAGTGGCGCTTTTCCCCAACACCTTGAGCCCCCACGAGGCCGAGTCCCTGGCACTGGTGCGAACCATGATCGGCCAGGTCATGGAGCTGCACCCGGGCGCCCGGTGGCTCCACATCGGCTGTGATGAG GTCTATTACCTTGGGGAAGGTGAGGCCTCAAGACAGTGGCTGCGGCAGGGAcagaacaacaaagcaaaactgtgtCTGTCCCATGTGAAGGCGGTGGCCAGCCACGTTCTGGCCCAGCACCCCACCACGACACCCCTGGTGTGGGACGACATGCTGCGCGCCATCCCCGAGGACCAGCTCTCAG cgTCGGGGGTGCCACAGCTGGTGGAGCCTGTGCTCTGGGACTACGGGGCCGACCTGGACATCCATGGCAAAG CCCTTCTCATGGAAAAGTACCGGGAGTGTGGTTTTTCCCGGCTGTGGGCTGCCAGTGCCTTCAAAGGGGCCACGGGGGCGAGTCAGGCCCTGACCCCCATCGAGCACCACCTCAGAAACCACATGCAGTGGCTGCAGGTGGCAGGCGGCGGGCCAGCGGACATGCTGCAGGGCATCATCCTGACTGGCTGGCAGAG GTACGACCACTTCTCTGTGCTGTGTGAGCTGCTGCCCGTGGGGATCCCGTCCCTGGCCATCTGTCTGCAGTCGCTGCTCCGCG GAGGCTTTGCTGAAGATGTGAAAGCAAGAGTGGAGGACTTTCTCGGGATTTCAAGCCTGGAAATAACCGACTTTGCAAG TGAGGAGGCCGCCTCCTTCCCCGGCAGCGACATCCTGGCGCTCGTCACGCAAGTCAGCCTGCAGCTGCGCAGCTCCGTGGACGCACTGCTGGAGCGGGACAG GTATGTGACCGGCTGGTTCAGCCACTACCATCGCAGGCGGAGGCTCATCCACCCCGTCATGGTTCAGCACATCCGGCCCCAGGTGCTCAG CCTCCTGGCCAGGTGGAGCACCCTTGAGCAGGAACTGCAGGCTGCCCTACAGCGCGTTTTCTACCCAGACGCCGTGGAGGAGTGGCTGGAGGAGAACGTGCATCCCAGCCTGCAGAGGCTACGGGGTCTGCTGCAGGACCTCAGCGAGGCGGCTGGCCCCCAACCCCTGCTGGCCAGCCCCTGCCCCGACACAGGTCAGGAACCCTGA
- the HEXD gene encoding hexosaminidase D isoform X2 — MSVSSPFKMRLVHLDLKGAPPKVSYLAEVFPLFRALGANGLLIEYEDMFPYNGHLRLLRAKHAYSPSEIREILHLATLSELEVIPLVQTFGHMEFVLKHDALAHLREVALFPNTLSPHEAESLALVRTMIGQVMELHPGARWLHIGCDEVYYLGEGEASRQWLRQGQNNKAKLCLSHVKAVASHVLAQHPTTTPLVWDDMLRAIPEDQLSASGVPQLVEPVLWDYGADLDIHGKALLMEKYRECGFSRLWAASAFKGATGASQALTPIEHHLRNHMQWLQVAGGGPADMLQGIILTGWQRYDHFSVLCELLPVGIPSLAICLQSLLRGGFAEDVKARVEDFLGISSLEITDFASEEAASFPGSDILALVTQVSLQLRSSVDALLERDSLLARWSTLEQELQAALQRVFYPDAVEEWLEENVHPSLQRLRGLLQDLSEAAGPQPLLASPCPDTGQEP, encoded by the exons GTCTTTCCTCTGTTCCGTGCCCTGGGTGCAAACGGCCTCCTCATTGAGTATGAAGACATGTTTCCGTACAACGGCCACCTGAGGTTGCTGCGAGCCAAGCACGCGTACAG CCCCTCTGAAATCAGAGAGATCCTGCATCTGGCCACGCTGAGCGAGCTAGAGGTCATTCCCTTGGTGCAGACTTTCGGACACATGGAG TTTGTGCTGAAGCATGACGCTCTTGCTCACCTCCGGGAAGTGGCGCTTTTCCCCAACACCTTGAGCCCCCACGAGGCCGAGTCCCTGGCACTGGTGCGAACCATGATCGGCCAGGTCATGGAGCTGCACCCGGGCGCCCGGTGGCTCCACATCGGCTGTGATGAG GTCTATTACCTTGGGGAAGGTGAGGCCTCAAGACAGTGGCTGCGGCAGGGAcagaacaacaaagcaaaactgtgtCTGTCCCATGTGAAGGCGGTGGCCAGCCACGTTCTGGCCCAGCACCCCACCACGACACCCCTGGTGTGGGACGACATGCTGCGCGCCATCCCCGAGGACCAGCTCTCAG cgTCGGGGGTGCCACAGCTGGTGGAGCCTGTGCTCTGGGACTACGGGGCCGACCTGGACATCCATGGCAAAG CCCTTCTCATGGAAAAGTACCGGGAGTGTGGTTTTTCCCGGCTGTGGGCTGCCAGTGCCTTCAAAGGGGCCACGGGGGCGAGTCAGGCCCTGACCCCCATCGAGCACCACCTCAGAAACCACATGCAGTGGCTGCAGGTGGCAGGCGGCGGGCCAGCGGACATGCTGCAGGGCATCATCCTGACTGGCTGGCAGAG GTACGACCACTTCTCTGTGCTGTGTGAGCTGCTGCCCGTGGGGATCCCGTCCCTGGCCATCTGTCTGCAGTCGCTGCTCCGCG GAGGCTTTGCTGAAGATGTGAAAGCAAGAGTGGAGGACTTTCTCGGGATTTCAAGCCTGGAAATAACCGACTTTGCAAG TGAGGAGGCCGCCTCCTTCCCCGGCAGCGACATCCTGGCGCTCGTCACGCAAGTCAGCCTGCAGCTGCGCAGCTCCGTGGACGCACTGCTGGAGCGGGACAG CCTCCTGGCCAGGTGGAGCACCCTTGAGCAGGAACTGCAGGCTGCCCTACAGCGCGTTTTCTACCCAGACGCCGTGGAGGAGTGGCTGGAGGAGAACGTGCATCCCAGCCTGCAGAGGCTACGGGGTCTGCTGCAGGACCTCAGCGAGGCGGCTGGCCCCCAACCCCTGCTGGCCAGCCCCTGCCCCGACACAGGTCAGGAACCCTGA
- the HEXD gene encoding hexosaminidase D isoform X3 — MSVSSPFKMRLVHLDLKGAPPKVSYLAEVFPLFRALGANGLLIEYEDMFPYNGHLRLLRAKHAYSPSEIREILHLATLSELEVIPLVQTFGHMEFVLKHDALAHLREVALFPNTLSPHEAESLALVRTMIGQVMELHPGARWLHIGCDEVYYLGEGEASRQWLRQGQNNKAKLCLSHVKAVASHVLAQHPTTTPLVWDDMLRAIPEDQLSASGVPQLVEPVLWDYGADLDIHGKALLMEKYRECGFSRLWAASAFKGATGASQALTPIEHHLRNHMQWLQVAGGGPADMLQGIILTGWQRYDHFSVLCELLPVGIPSLAICLQSLLRGGFAEDVKARVEDFLGISSLEITDFASEEAASFPGSDILALVTQVSLQLRSSVDALLERDRYVTGWFSHYHRRRRLIHPVMVQHIRPQVLRCQNVTITQASPPSPRGWC; from the exons GTCTTTCCTCTGTTCCGTGCCCTGGGTGCAAACGGCCTCCTCATTGAGTATGAAGACATGTTTCCGTACAACGGCCACCTGAGGTTGCTGCGAGCCAAGCACGCGTACAG CCCCTCTGAAATCAGAGAGATCCTGCATCTGGCCACGCTGAGCGAGCTAGAGGTCATTCCCTTGGTGCAGACTTTCGGACACATGGAG TTTGTGCTGAAGCATGACGCTCTTGCTCACCTCCGGGAAGTGGCGCTTTTCCCCAACACCTTGAGCCCCCACGAGGCCGAGTCCCTGGCACTGGTGCGAACCATGATCGGCCAGGTCATGGAGCTGCACCCGGGCGCCCGGTGGCTCCACATCGGCTGTGATGAG GTCTATTACCTTGGGGAAGGTGAGGCCTCAAGACAGTGGCTGCGGCAGGGAcagaacaacaaagcaaaactgtgtCTGTCCCATGTGAAGGCGGTGGCCAGCCACGTTCTGGCCCAGCACCCCACCACGACACCCCTGGTGTGGGACGACATGCTGCGCGCCATCCCCGAGGACCAGCTCTCAG cgTCGGGGGTGCCACAGCTGGTGGAGCCTGTGCTCTGGGACTACGGGGCCGACCTGGACATCCATGGCAAAG CCCTTCTCATGGAAAAGTACCGGGAGTGTGGTTTTTCCCGGCTGTGGGCTGCCAGTGCCTTCAAAGGGGCCACGGGGGCGAGTCAGGCCCTGACCCCCATCGAGCACCACCTCAGAAACCACATGCAGTGGCTGCAGGTGGCAGGCGGCGGGCCAGCGGACATGCTGCAGGGCATCATCCTGACTGGCTGGCAGAG GTACGACCACTTCTCTGTGCTGTGTGAGCTGCTGCCCGTGGGGATCCCGTCCCTGGCCATCTGTCTGCAGTCGCTGCTCCGCG GAGGCTTTGCTGAAGATGTGAAAGCAAGAGTGGAGGACTTTCTCGGGATTTCAAGCCTGGAAATAACCGACTTTGCAAG TGAGGAGGCCGCCTCCTTCCCCGGCAGCGACATCCTGGCGCTCGTCACGCAAGTCAGCCTGCAGCTGCGCAGCTCCGTGGACGCACTGCTGGAGCGGGACAG GTATGTGACCGGCTGGTTCAGCCACTACCATCGCAGGCGGAGGCTCATCCACCCCGTCATGGTTCAGCACATCCGGCCCCAGGTGCTCAG GTGTCAGAATGTGACCATCACTCAGGCATCCCCACCAAGCCCACGCGGCTGGTGCTGA
- the HEXD gene encoding hexosaminidase D isoform X4, whose protein sequence is MEFVLKHDALAHLREVALFPNTLSPHEAESLALVRTMIGQVMELHPGARWLHIGCDEVYYLGEGEASRQWLRQGQNNKAKLCLSHVKAVASHVLAQHPTTTPLVWDDMLRAIPEDQLSASGVPQLVEPVLWDYGADLDIHGKALLMEKYRECGFSRLWAASAFKGATGASQALTPIEHHLRNHMQWLQVAGGGPADMLQGIILTGWQRYDHFSVLCELLPVGIPSLAICLQSLLRGGFAEDVKARVEDFLGISSLEITDFASEEAASFPGSDILALVTQVSLQLRSSVDALLERDRYVTGWFSHYHRRRRLIHPVMVQHIRPQVLSLLARWSTLEQELQAALQRVFYPDAVEEWLEENVHPSLQRLRGLLQDLSEAAGPQPLLASPCPDTGQEP, encoded by the exons ATGGAG TTTGTGCTGAAGCATGACGCTCTTGCTCACCTCCGGGAAGTGGCGCTTTTCCCCAACACCTTGAGCCCCCACGAGGCCGAGTCCCTGGCACTGGTGCGAACCATGATCGGCCAGGTCATGGAGCTGCACCCGGGCGCCCGGTGGCTCCACATCGGCTGTGATGAG GTCTATTACCTTGGGGAAGGTGAGGCCTCAAGACAGTGGCTGCGGCAGGGAcagaacaacaaagcaaaactgtgtCTGTCCCATGTGAAGGCGGTGGCCAGCCACGTTCTGGCCCAGCACCCCACCACGACACCCCTGGTGTGGGACGACATGCTGCGCGCCATCCCCGAGGACCAGCTCTCAG cgTCGGGGGTGCCACAGCTGGTGGAGCCTGTGCTCTGGGACTACGGGGCCGACCTGGACATCCATGGCAAAG CCCTTCTCATGGAAAAGTACCGGGAGTGTGGTTTTTCCCGGCTGTGGGCTGCCAGTGCCTTCAAAGGGGCCACGGGGGCGAGTCAGGCCCTGACCCCCATCGAGCACCACCTCAGAAACCACATGCAGTGGCTGCAGGTGGCAGGCGGCGGGCCAGCGGACATGCTGCAGGGCATCATCCTGACTGGCTGGCAGAG GTACGACCACTTCTCTGTGCTGTGTGAGCTGCTGCCCGTGGGGATCCCGTCCCTGGCCATCTGTCTGCAGTCGCTGCTCCGCG GAGGCTTTGCTGAAGATGTGAAAGCAAGAGTGGAGGACTTTCTCGGGATTTCAAGCCTGGAAATAACCGACTTTGCAAG TGAGGAGGCCGCCTCCTTCCCCGGCAGCGACATCCTGGCGCTCGTCACGCAAGTCAGCCTGCAGCTGCGCAGCTCCGTGGACGCACTGCTGGAGCGGGACAG GTATGTGACCGGCTGGTTCAGCCACTACCATCGCAGGCGGAGGCTCATCCACCCCGTCATGGTTCAGCACATCCGGCCCCAGGTGCTCAG CCTCCTGGCCAGGTGGAGCACCCTTGAGCAGGAACTGCAGGCTGCCCTACAGCGCGTTTTCTACCCAGACGCCGTGGAGGAGTGGCTGGAGGAGAACGTGCATCCCAGCCTGCAGAGGCTACGGGGTCTGCTGCAGGACCTCAGCGAGGCGGCTGGCCCCCAACCCCTGCTGGCCAGCCCCTGCCCCGACACAGGTCAGGAACCCTGA
- the LOC118925161 gene encoding cytochrome b-245 chaperone 1 isoform X1: MYMQVETRTGSRLHLKRAPGIRSWSLLVGILSIGLAAAYYSGDSLGWKLFYVTGCLFVAVQHLEDWEEAIFNKSTGKVVLKTFSLYKKLLTFCRAGHDQVVVLLNDIQDVNVEEEKVRYFGKGYVAVLRFATGFSHPLTQSAIMGHRSDVEAIAKLITAFLELHRLESPMELSQSSDSEAEGPGRQS; the protein is encoded by the exons ATGTACATGCAGGTGGAGACCCGCACCGGCTCCCGCCTCCATCTGAAGAGGGCTCCAGGCATCAGGTCTTGGTCCCTGTTAGTTG GAATCTTGTCGATCGGCCTGGCTGCTGCCTACTacagtgggg ATAGTCTGGGCTGGAAGCTCTTCTACGTCACGGGCTGCCTGTTCGTGGCTGTGCAGCACCTGGAGGACTGGGAG GAAGCCATCTTCAACAAGAGCACAGGGAAGGTCGTGCTGAAGACATTCAGCTTGTACAAGAAGCTGCTGACTTTTTGCAGAGCAGGCCACGACCAAG TGGTGGTCCTGCTGAATGACATCCAGGATGTGAATGTGGAGGAGGAGAAGGTCCGGTACTTCGGGAAGGGCTACGTGGCGGTGCTGCGCTTTGCAACAggcttctcccaccccctcacccAGAGTGCCATCATGGGCCACCGCAG TGATGTGGAAGCCATCGCCAAGCTCATCACCGCCTTCCTGGAACTGCACCGCCTTGAGAGCCCCATGGAGCTGTCTCAGAGCAGCGACAGTGAGGCTGAGGGCCCCGGGCGCCAGAGCTGA
- the LOC118925161 gene encoding cytochrome b-245 chaperone 1 isoform X2 has product MYMQVETRTGSRLHLKRAPGIRSWSLLVDSLGWKLFYVTGCLFVAVQHLEDWEEAIFNKSTGKVVLKTFSLYKKLLTFCRAGHDQVVVLLNDIQDVNVEEEKVRYFGKGYVAVLRFATGFSHPLTQSAIMGHRSDVEAIAKLITAFLELHRLESPMELSQSSDSEAEGPGRQS; this is encoded by the exons ATGTACATGCAGGTGGAGACCCGCACCGGCTCCCGCCTCCATCTGAAGAGGGCTCCAGGCATCAGGTCTTGGTCCCTGTTAGTTG ATAGTCTGGGCTGGAAGCTCTTCTACGTCACGGGCTGCCTGTTCGTGGCTGTGCAGCACCTGGAGGACTGGGAG GAAGCCATCTTCAACAAGAGCACAGGGAAGGTCGTGCTGAAGACATTCAGCTTGTACAAGAAGCTGCTGACTTTTTGCAGAGCAGGCCACGACCAAG TGGTGGTCCTGCTGAATGACATCCAGGATGTGAATGTGGAGGAGGAGAAGGTCCGGTACTTCGGGAAGGGCTACGTGGCGGTGCTGCGCTTTGCAACAggcttctcccaccccctcacccAGAGTGCCATCATGGGCCACCGCAG TGATGTGGAAGCCATCGCCAAGCTCATCACCGCCTTCCTGGAACTGCACCGCCTTGAGAGCCCCATGGAGCTGTCTCAGAGCAGCGACAGTGAGGCTGAGGGCCCCGGGCGCCAGAGCTGA